In one window of Desulfurispora thermophila DSM 16022 DNA:
- a CDS encoding acyltransferase, whose product MKNKAWIEELDYIRGLAFLAVVMQHSLGVFIRYPVCTLQEQMTLGIIFNLVKFSVPAFMFISGLVMVYNYSQGIKPLNFYQKRWKEIFIPYLLWSLIYSTYYNWNSLDRVYEGKSFVYNLLTGSASYHLWFVVLIMQWYFVFPLLVSFFRWMGERKTRILGAVLWGAIVYTVIVWWSYRIAPCMTAKQPGWWLQLVKFRDRNLIMWFFYFLTGGAVAYMLPGWRTCLKKRAIFVFMGWAVLLVIVTGELFNTLAGSRVNLNISTSLKPSMFVYTVFSLALVYMAGLRFAAAQVSWYSKLLKYVGRYSLGAYFVHALGLVVAVRCMMFLWPSFAQMLLLATGTAFLLSSALSVLFTHVVSRLPYGRWLTGTVR is encoded by the coding sequence ATGAAGAATAAGGCCTGGATCGAAGAACTCGACTATATCAGGGGATTGGCCTTTCTGGCAGTAGTTATGCAGCATTCGCTGGGAGTATTCATCCGCTATCCGGTTTGCACTCTCCAGGAGCAAATGACACTGGGCATAATTTTTAACCTGGTCAAATTTTCCGTACCGGCTTTTATGTTTATTTCCGGTCTGGTAATGGTTTACAATTACTCACAAGGGATTAAACCATTAAATTTTTACCAAAAGCGCTGGAAGGAAATATTCATACCTTATCTGCTCTGGAGTCTAATTTACTCCACCTATTACAACTGGAATTCTTTAGACAGAGTGTACGAAGGCAAAAGTTTCGTCTATAACCTGTTAACGGGAAGCGCAAGCTACCATTTGTGGTTTGTGGTATTGATCATGCAGTGGTATTTTGTTTTCCCCTTGCTGGTGTCATTTTTCCGCTGGATGGGTGAAAGAAAAACCAGAATATTGGGTGCAGTACTTTGGGGGGCCATAGTGTACACGGTTATCGTCTGGTGGTCGTACCGGATAGCTCCCTGCATGACAGCCAAACAACCGGGCTGGTGGCTGCAGCTGGTTAAATTCCGCGATCGCAATTTAATTATGTGGTTCTTTTATTTTCTGACCGGTGGCGCAGTGGCGTATATGTTGCCTGGCTGGCGCACCTGCTTAAAGAAAAGAGCTATTTTCGTATTCATGGGATGGGCAGTTTTGCTGGTTATTGTAACCGGCGAGCTGTTCAACACATTGGCCGGAAGTCGCGTTAACCTGAACATATCTACATCTCTGAAGCCATCAATGTTTGTATATACGGTATTTTCACTGGCATTGGTCTATATGGCGGGATTGAGATTTGCTGCCGCGCAGGTTTCCTGGTATTCCAAACTTCTCAAATATGTAGGACGGTATTCGCTGGGAGCTTATTTTGTGCACGCACTGGGGCTTGTGGTGGCTGTCAGGTGCATGATGTTTCTTTGGCCTTCCTTTGCCCAAATGCTGCTGCTGGCCACAGGCACGGCTTTTCTTCTCAGCAGCGCCCTGTCTGTGTTATTTACCCACGTTGTCAGCCGCCTGCCTTATGGCCGCTGGTTGACCGGTACAGTTCGCTAA
- a CDS encoding peptide ABC transporter substrate-binding protein, giving the protein MLARKNILFGLLVALLMVALLSGCGAKSQEGAKSAAKEQVIRYNVGAEPKTLDPAKATGLPEGTIMMQLFEGLTRYDAKQEIKPGIAESWEISKDGLTYTFKLRDAKWSNGDPVTAKDFVYSWLRALDPKTASEYAYQLFYIKGAEEYNSGKGKKEDVALKALDDKTLQVTLKAPAPQFLGLTAFQTLYPVHQKTVEGNPNWFADPAKYVSNGPFKMVSWDHNQKIVVEKNPNYWDAGNVKLSKLEIYLIDSIDTAYNMFKTGQLDFQDDVPVQELAALKGSKELKIVPDASVYFYRFNVTRKPFNDVRVRKALAMAIDRKTLVEQVTQAGQKPAFAFVPFGFKDADGKDFRENAGDFFKEDVEQARKLLAEAGYPDGKGFPKVTIMYNTNENHQKIAQAIQQMWKKNLNIEVGLQNVEWQVKLDRETKLDYDIARAGWSPDYMDPMSFIDMFVTGGGNNQTGWSNPEYDKLVRQANSSGDQKVRMEAMHKAEKLLMDEMPVMPIYFYTNPNLIKENIKGVIIPPFGTYADFKWAYVE; this is encoded by the coding sequence TTGTTAGCCAGAAAGAACATTTTGTTTGGTCTGCTGGTGGCGCTGCTCATGGTGGCTCTGCTCAGCGGCTGCGGTGCCAAAAGCCAGGAGGGAGCCAAATCGGCCGCCAAGGAGCAGGTGATCCGTTACAATGTGGGCGCCGAACCCAAGACGCTGGACCCGGCCAAAGCTACCGGTCTGCCGGAAGGTACCATCATGATGCAGCTCTTTGAGGGACTTACCCGTTACGACGCCAAACAGGAGATCAAGCCCGGCATTGCCGAGAGCTGGGAAATTTCCAAGGACGGTCTCACCTACACCTTCAAGCTGCGCGATGCCAAATGGAGCAACGGCGATCCGGTTACGGCCAAAGACTTTGTTTACAGCTGGCTGCGCGCCCTGGATCCCAAAACCGCATCGGAATACGCCTACCAGCTCTTCTACATAAAGGGAGCGGAAGAGTATAACAGCGGCAAGGGCAAGAAGGAAGACGTGGCCTTAAAGGCTCTGGACGACAAGACTCTGCAGGTAACCCTGAAGGCTCCGGCACCGCAGTTCCTGGGCCTGACCGCTTTTCAGACCCTCTACCCGGTGCACCAGAAAACCGTAGAGGGTAACCCCAACTGGTTTGCTGACCCGGCCAAATATGTCAGCAACGGCCCCTTTAAGATGGTCAGCTGGGATCACAACCAGAAAATTGTGGTGGAAAAGAACCCCAACTACTGGGATGCCGGCAATGTTAAACTGAGCAAGCTGGAGATTTACCTGATCGACTCCATTGATACGGCCTACAACATGTTCAAGACCGGCCAGCTGGACTTCCAGGACGATGTGCCCGTGCAGGAACTGGCCGCGCTCAAGGGCAGCAAGGAGCTCAAAATTGTGCCCGACGCTTCGGTGTATTTCTACCGCTTCAATGTCACCCGCAAGCCCTTTAATGACGTGCGGGTGAGAAAGGCGCTGGCCATGGCCATCGACCGCAAAACGTTGGTGGAGCAGGTCACCCAGGCCGGCCAAAAACCCGCCTTTGCCTTTGTGCCCTTTGGTTTTAAAGATGCCGACGGCAAGGACTTCCGGGAAAATGCCGGCGACTTCTTTAAGGAGGACGTAGAACAGGCCAGAAAACTGCTGGCCGAAGCCGGCTATCCGGATGGCAAAGGCTTCCCCAAAGTGACCATCATGTACAACACCAATGAGAACCACCAGAAGATTGCCCAGGCCATCCAGCAGATGTGGAAAAAGAACCTGAACATTGAAGTGGGGCTGCAGAACGTGGAGTGGCAGGTCAAGCTGGACCGGGAGACCAAGTTGGACTACGACATCGCCCGCGCCGGCTGGAGCCCGGACTATATGGATCCCATGAGCTTTATTGACATGTTTGTAACGGGTGGCGGCAACAACCAGACCGGCTGGAGCAATCCGGAATACGATAAACTGGTACGCCAGGCCAACTCCAGCGGCGACCAGAAAGTGCGCATGGAAGCCATGCACAAAGCGGAAAAACTGCTCATGGATGAAATGCCGGTAATGCCCATTTACTTCTACACCAACCCCAACTTGATCAAGGAAAATATTAAAGGGGTAATCATACCGCCCTTTGGTACCTATGCCGACTTCAAATGGGCTTACGTGGAATAG
- a CDS encoding ABC transporter permease: MAQYLLRRFATITLAMWLIVTITFAIMHAIPGGPFASEKKVPDAVKRNLEARYHLNDPLYKQYVDYLKNLLRGDLGPSFKYEYRTVNSIIKESFPVSAILGSLAIAFSLLVGLLAGIISALRQNRWQDYTAMILATLSFSVPSFILSGLLMYVFAYKLQWLPPAMWGTWQQAILPTLALSALPTAFIARLTRSSMLEVLQQDYLKTARAKGLSERAIVVRHALRNAILPVVTYVGPLIATVLTGSFVVESIFAIPGLGRWFVLSVTNRDYTVILGTTVFYSAFLMAMNFLVDLAYVAIDPRIKLVDRRDV; encoded by the coding sequence TTGGCACAATACCTGCTGCGCCGCTTTGCCACCATCACCCTGGCCATGTGGCTGATTGTCACCATCACCTTTGCCATCATGCACGCCATTCCGGGCGGGCCCTTCGCCTCGGAGAAAAAGGTGCCCGATGCGGTAAAGCGCAACCTGGAGGCCCGCTATCATTTAAATGACCCGTTGTACAAGCAGTACGTTGACTATTTAAAAAACCTGCTGCGGGGCGACCTGGGCCCGTCCTTTAAGTACGAATACCGCACCGTAAACAGCATTATTAAAGAAAGCTTTCCCGTGTCCGCCATTTTAGGCTCGCTGGCCATTGCCTTTTCCCTGCTGGTGGGCCTGCTGGCCGGTATCATTTCCGCCCTGCGCCAGAACCGCTGGCAGGACTACACGGCCATGATCCTGGCCACCCTGAGCTTTTCTGTGCCCAGTTTTATCCTGTCCGGGCTTTTGATGTACGTGTTCGCCTATAAACTGCAGTGGCTGCCGCCGGCCATGTGGGGCACCTGGCAGCAGGCCATTCTGCCCACCCTGGCCCTGTCCGCCCTGCCCACGGCCTTCATTGCCCGGCTGACCCGCTCCAGCATGCTGGAGGTGCTGCAGCAGGACTATCTGAAAACCGCCCGGGCCAAGGGCCTTTCCGAAAGGGCCATCGTGGTGCGCCACGCCCTGCGCAACGCCATCCTGCCCGTGGTCACCTATGTGGGGCCGCTGATCGCCACCGTGCTCACGGGCAGCTTTGTGGTGGAGTCCATTTTTGCCATCCCCGGCCTGGGCCGCTGGTTTGTGCTCAGTGTGACCAACCGGGATTATACGGTGATCCTGGGCACCACCGTGTTTTACAGTGCCTTCTTGATGGCCATGAACTTCCTGGTGGACCTGGCCTATGTGGCTATCGACCCGCGCATTAAGCTGGTGGACCGCAGGGATGTGTAA
- a CDS encoding ABC transporter permease subunit — protein MPENIQLTPQMFAPVTEKSMTGEEITRPPVSYWQDVWMRLKKNRLAMSGLVIIALLAFMAIFGPYMSGHTYYDQDLLRINQPPGSQYWFGTDNLGRDLFTRVWYGARISLSIGLLTSIICLVIGVLYGGISGYLGGRVDEIMMRLVEVLYSIPFLLYVILLMVLMEPGLKAIFIALGLVYWLNMARIVRGQVLALKEQEYVLAARLLGAGTWRILLRHLIPNTMGPIIVTMTLLVPEAIFTEAFLSFLGLGVSAPMASWGVLASEGLQGLRNYPWQLFFPAFFISLTMLAFNFLGDGLRDALDPRLRR, from the coding sequence GTGCCGGAAAATATACAGCTGACACCGCAGATGTTTGCGCCGGTTACTGAAAAAAGCATGACCGGCGAGGAAATTACCCGCCCACCGGTCAGTTACTGGCAGGATGTGTGGATGCGCCTGAAGAAAAACCGCCTGGCCATGAGCGGCCTGGTGATCATCGCCCTGCTGGCCTTCATGGCCATCTTTGGCCCCTACATGTCGGGGCACACCTACTACGACCAGGACCTGCTGCGCATTAATCAGCCTCCCGGCAGCCAGTACTGGTTCGGCACCGACAACCTGGGACGGGACCTGTTCACCCGCGTCTGGTACGGCGCCCGCATCTCCCTGAGCATCGGTCTTTTAACCAGCATCATCTGCCTGGTCATCGGCGTGCTCTACGGCGGCATATCGGGCTATCTGGGCGGCCGGGTGGACGAAATCATGATGCGCCTGGTGGAAGTGCTCTACAGCATTCCCTTTTTGCTTTATGTGATATTGCTCATGGTGCTCATGGAACCGGGCCTGAAAGCCATCTTCATCGCCCTGGGGCTGGTCTACTGGCTGAACATGGCCCGCATAGTGCGCGGCCAGGTGCTGGCCTTAAAAGAACAGGAATATGTCCTGGCGGCGCGCCTTTTAGGCGCGGGTACCTGGCGCATTTTACTGCGCCACCTCATTCCCAACACCATGGGACCGATTATTGTGACCATGACCCTGCTGGTGCCCGAAGCCATTTTCACCGAGGCCTTTTTGAGTTTCCTGGGCCTGGGCGTATCGGCGCCCATGGCCAGCTGGGGCGTGCTGGCCAGCGAAGGCCTGCAGGGCCTGCGCAACTACCCCTGGCAGCTCTTTTTCCCGGCCTTTTTCATCAGCTTGACCATGCTGGCCTTCAACTTTTTGGGCGACGGTTTGCGGGACGCTCTGGACCCGCGCCTGCGCCGCTGA
- a CDS encoding ABC transporter ATP-binding protein, with protein MNEPLLQIKDLYVNFRTYAGEVQAVRGVSLALNAGESIAIVGESGCGKSVTAQSIMKLIPVPPGRYAGGQIIFSGQDLLTKSEAEMQRVRGKRIGMIFQDPMTSLNPTMKVGKQIVEMLQRHTDLTPAQQRERAVEMLSLVGLPNPAKRFEQYPHEFSGGMRQRAMIAMAMACNPALLLADEPTTALDVTIQAQILELMQELRAKLGTAIILITHDLGVVAGFASRVLVMYAGKVVESAPTRQLFYHPQHPYTQGLLASVPRPAQGVRKKLQPIAGRPPDLLKPPPGCAFWPRCRRAMRVCQQLTPPEFTVQPGHTVSCWLMHEYARVTS; from the coding sequence GTGAATGAACCTTTATTGCAAATAAAAGACCTGTATGTCAATTTCCGCACTTACGCCGGCGAAGTGCAGGCGGTGCGGGGCGTCAGCCTGGCTCTGAATGCCGGGGAGAGCATAGCCATTGTGGGGGAATCGGGCTGCGGCAAGAGCGTCACCGCCCAGTCCATCATGAAGCTGATTCCGGTGCCGCCCGGACGCTATGCCGGGGGACAAATAATCTTCAGCGGTCAGGACCTGCTGACCAAGAGCGAGGCCGAGATGCAGCGCGTGCGCGGCAAGAGAATCGGCATGATCTTCCAGGACCCCATGACCTCGCTCAACCCCACCATGAAGGTGGGCAAGCAGATTGTGGAGATGCTGCAGAGGCACACTGATTTAACCCCGGCGCAGCAAAGGGAGCGGGCGGTGGAAATGCTCTCCCTGGTGGGGCTGCCCAACCCGGCAAAGCGCTTCGAGCAGTACCCCCACGAGTTCAGCGGCGGCATGCGCCAGCGGGCCATGATTGCCATGGCCATGGCCTGTAATCCCGCCCTGCTGCTGGCCGACGAGCCCACCACGGCTCTGGATGTGACCATCCAGGCCCAGATTCTGGAACTGATGCAGGAACTGCGGGCCAAACTGGGTACGGCCATTATCCTGATCACCCACGACCTGGGTGTGGTGGCCGGCTTTGCTTCCCGGGTACTGGTCATGTATGCCGGCAAAGTAGTGGAGAGCGCCCCCACGCGCCAGCTGTTCTACCATCCGCAGCACCCCTACACACAAGGGCTGCTGGCTTCGGTGCCCCGTCCGGCCCAGGGCGTGCGCAAAAAGCTGCAGCCCATTGCCGGCCGGCCGCCCGATTTGCTAAAGCCCCCGCCCGGCTGTGCTTTCTGGCCGCGCTGCCGGCGGGCCATGCGGGTGTGCCAGCAGCTCACCCCGCCGGAGTTCACAGTCCAGCCGGGACACACAGTCAGCTGCTGGCTGATGCATGAATACGCCCGGGTAACCAGTTGA
- a CDS encoding ABC transporter ATP-binding protein — MLAEKLLQIEDLHKHFRVGKGQILKAVDGVSLHIYRGETLGVVGESGCGKTTLGRTVVRLYQPSAGRVLFDGIDVHRAGGKERESLFRRMQMIFQDPYASLNPRMTVGEIIGEALDIHGLAKGAARRERIAELLAMVGLAGEYAGRFPHEFSGGQRQRVGIARALAVQPEFIVCDEPISALDVSIQAQVVNLLEELQEKLGLTYMFIAHDLSMVRHISDRVAVMYLGRVVELAGSDELYENPLHPYTRALLSAIPVADPDVEAGRQRIILQGDVPSPINPPAGCSFHTRCPQAEEVCRHAVPGFREVVPGHFVACHGV, encoded by the coding sequence ATTTTGGCGGAAAAACTGCTGCAAATAGAAGACCTGCACAAGCACTTCCGGGTGGGCAAAGGGCAGATCTTAAAGGCCGTGGACGGCGTGTCCCTGCACATTTACCGGGGGGAAACCCTGGGCGTGGTGGGTGAAAGCGGCTGCGGCAAGACCACTTTGGGCCGCACTGTGGTGCGCCTGTACCAGCCCAGCGCCGGGCGGGTGCTGTTTGACGGCATTGATGTGCACCGGGCCGGCGGAAAGGAGAGAGAAAGCCTTTTCCGGCGTATGCAGATGATCTTCCAGGACCCCTATGCCTCGCTCAACCCGCGCATGACCGTGGGGGAAATCATCGGTGAGGCGCTGGACATTCACGGGCTGGCCAAAGGCGCCGCCCGCCGGGAGCGCATAGCCGAGCTGCTGGCCATGGTAGGGCTGGCCGGTGAATACGCCGGGCGCTTCCCCCACGAGTTCAGCGGCGGTCAGCGGCAGCGGGTGGGCATTGCCCGCGCTTTGGCCGTGCAGCCCGAGTTTATCGTCTGCGATGAGCCCATTTCGGCCCTGGACGTATCCATCCAGGCCCAGGTGGTCAATTTGCTGGAGGAACTGCAGGAAAAGCTGGGCCTTACGTACATGTTCATCGCCCACGATCTGTCCATGGTGCGCCATATCAGCGACCGGGTGGCCGTCATGTACCTGGGCCGGGTGGTGGAGCTGGCCGGCTCGGACGAGCTGTACGAAAATCCGCTCCACCCCTATACCCGTGCTCTGCTCTCGGCCATCCCCGTGGCCGACCCCGATGTGGAAGCCGGGCGGCAGCGCATCATTCTGCAGGGCGATGTACCCAGCCCGATAAACCCACCCGCCGGGTGCAGCTTCCACACCCGCTGCCCGCAGGCAGAAGAGGTTTGCCGCCACGCAGTGCCAGGCTTCCGGGAAGTGGTGCCGGGGCACTTTGTGGCCTGTCACGGGGTGTAA
- a CDS encoding MFS transporter, translated as MASMPAASEREASSYRWVILILMVSCFLFTFITRFSWPPLIPVVVPVLGMKMTQAGAFMSAFYFGYIITQIPAGVLADRFGVRAILALSLIIEGISTFAMGYMTTFDMGFWLRFITGLGAGAVYAACSRALMEWFPAQERGTAFGIMLAAPSGGIVLSNYIVPALNKSFGWQGALQIIGVATAIVGVLIFVLVRTSNEVTSSGSMFGGFKVVFGSKDLMLTALAGFCLMWVELGTATWANAYIKKLGYTVQAAGLVMIFYGIGGILAPLFSGYISDKIGQRKNILILSYALIIPLTIAFGYQTSMTALCTLGFIFGFCSYMANPHLTVMISEFAGKEWAATANGTANFIFQLASMIGPLVLGWSIDFTGSFNSVWWIMAAGPLLGIILLLPVRPENKRA; from the coding sequence ATGGCATCTATGCCCGCTGCCAGTGAAAGGGAAGCCAGCAGTTACAGGTGGGTTATACTCATTCTGATGGTGAGTTGCTTTTTGTTCACCTTTATCACCAGATTCTCCTGGCCGCCATTGATTCCAGTGGTGGTTCCGGTGCTGGGGATGAAAATGACCCAGGCCGGGGCATTCATGAGCGCGTTTTATTTTGGGTATATCATCACGCAGATTCCGGCCGGGGTACTGGCTGACCGTTTTGGTGTGCGCGCTATCCTTGCTTTAAGTCTGATCATCGAAGGTATTAGCACTTTTGCTATGGGTTATATGACTACATTCGATATGGGCTTCTGGCTCAGGTTTATTACCGGTCTGGGGGCAGGTGCCGTGTATGCGGCCTGTTCACGTGCATTAATGGAATGGTTTCCCGCCCAGGAACGAGGCACGGCTTTTGGTATCATGCTTGCTGCTCCTTCGGGGGGAATTGTTTTATCAAACTACATTGTTCCGGCTTTAAACAAGTCTTTTGGCTGGCAGGGCGCACTGCAGATTATTGGTGTAGCAACGGCTATAGTAGGCGTACTGATATTTGTGCTGGTACGCACTTCTAATGAAGTTACGTCCAGCGGAAGCATGTTTGGCGGGTTTAAAGTGGTGTTTGGAAGTAAGGATTTGATGCTTACTGCACTGGCCGGTTTCTGCTTGATGTGGGTGGAGCTCGGCACCGCGACCTGGGCGAATGCATATATCAAGAAGCTGGGGTATACTGTACAAGCAGCCGGTTTGGTAATGATATTCTACGGTATAGGCGGTATACTGGCCCCGCTGTTTTCAGGCTATATTTCAGATAAAATTGGTCAGAGAAAAAATATTCTTATCCTATCCTATGCGCTGATTATTCCCTTAACCATAGCATTTGGTTATCAAACTTCTATGACCGCGCTTTGCACGCTGGGCTTTATCTTTGGATTTTGTTCTTACATGGCCAACCCTCATCTGACGGTGATGATTTCAGAATTTGCCGGTAAAGAATGGGCGGCTACAGCCAATGGAACAGCCAATTTTATTTTCCAGCTTGCTTCCATGATTGGTCCTCTGGTGCTCGGTTGGTCCATTGACTTTACGGGGAGCTTCAATTCCGTGTGGTGGATTATGGCGGCCGGTCCGCTGCTGGGTATCATCCTGCTTCTGCCGGTGCGTCCGGAAAACAAACGGGCTTAA
- a CDS encoding MFS transporter — MELVAQDIKPLRYRWVILTLCAACFLFTFITRFTWPPLIPVVVPSLGMKMSQAGAFMSAFYIGYIITQIPAGILADRFGVRIILAGSLILEGLSTTSLGFISTYETGVYLRIMSGLGAGAVYASCSRALMEWFPAYERGRAFGILLAAPSGGILVTNLIVPPLNDFIGWKGAFHTVGFLTIMAGILVFLFMRSQCEQSGNDKSLLTGFKVIFSNKYLIMTALAGFCLMWLELGMATWANMYIKRLGYTVSTAGSVMVSYGLGGVIAPLISGIVSDITRQRKWIIIISYVLVIPLTLLFGSQKDLSVLLLMGFLLGFSSYIANPQLTVMISQFAGKNWAATANGVSNFLFQIASLISPWLIGLVLDVTGNFSWVWLIMAAGPLMGVLFMLPVRQEKSAL; from the coding sequence ATGGAACTTGTAGCGCAAGATATTAAACCTTTACGATACCGGTGGGTAATACTCACTTTGTGTGCAGCCTGTTTTTTATTTACATTTATTACCAGATTTACCTGGCCCCCTTTAATTCCCGTAGTAGTGCCCTCTCTGGGCATGAAAATGAGCCAGGCCGGCGCGTTTATGAGTGCGTTTTATATAGGTTATATCATCACGCAAATCCCCGCGGGCATCCTGGCGGACCGTTTTGGGGTGAGGATAATCCTGGCCGGCAGTCTCATTTTGGAAGGGTTATCTACCACATCTTTAGGTTTTATAAGCACATACGAAACCGGTGTTTACTTGAGGATCATGTCCGGTTTAGGTGCCGGCGCAGTTTATGCTTCCTGCTCCCGCGCGCTTATGGAATGGTTTCCGGCTTACGAAAGAGGACGCGCCTTTGGTATTCTGCTGGCTGCTCCTTCCGGAGGCATTCTGGTGACCAATCTAATTGTACCTCCTTTAAATGACTTTATTGGCTGGAAAGGTGCTTTCCATACAGTTGGTTTTTTAACCATCATGGCAGGGATTCTGGTTTTCCTTTTTATGCGGTCTCAATGCGAACAATCAGGCAATGACAAAAGTTTACTTACCGGTTTTAAAGTGATATTCAGCAATAAATATTTAATTATGACCGCACTGGCCGGATTTTGCCTGATGTGGCTGGAGTTAGGCATGGCCACCTGGGCTAATATGTATATCAAGAGATTGGGATATACAGTTAGTACTGCCGGGAGCGTAATGGTGTCTTATGGTTTGGGAGGTGTTATTGCTCCTTTAATTTCAGGTATTGTCTCTGATATAACAAGACAGCGCAAATGGATAATTATTATTTCTTATGTACTAGTAATTCCGCTAACATTATTATTTGGGTCCCAGAAAGATCTTTCCGTTTTGCTTTTGATGGGTTTTTTATTGGGTTTTAGTTCATATATAGCAAATCCCCAGCTAACAGTAATGATATCTCAATTTGCCGGAAAAAACTGGGCAGCTACTGCCAATGGCGTATCCAACTTTTTGTTTCAGATTGCTTCTTTGATTAGTCCCTGGTTAATCGGTTTAGTTCTTGATGTTACCGGTAATTTTAGCTGGGTTTGGCTGATTATGGCGGCAGGACCACTGATGGGTGTATTGTTTATGTTACCTGTGAGGCAAGAAAAATCAGCACTTTGA
- a CDS encoding uroporphyrinogen decarboxylase family protein, with product MLADVRQLYETRLGRYQAAIALEKTDRIPIATGSNYFAEVYSGNTKQDTIYDSVKWLQAEEAFIRDFPEVDVLRNNRIWGPLYDAVGCKTYRLPGRDLPPNTQFQFVEDEYMKADEYDVFIKNPLEFMLDRFLPRVLGELAEPGSIRARMALLKGGMAQAQMGQIMRNRAIYLEEKLGMPQPMTGFFLAPFDALADVMRGLKGTLLDIYRQPDKVLEACDVLVDEMVNLALATADPLKRYPIFVPTHKACFLSPKQFDTFYWPSFKKTMERIIEAGYTIRAYLEGDWGHHIHHMLELPKGKVLCDIDNQGDIFKAKEVLGGHQCVAGGIQDSLFILGTPQEIRERVKLLCETVGKDGGFIINGGCNIPYDTKPENYRAMIDAVIEYGTYDRNFTPKPKTVQPDGKEPVKLKMVTPWEVKLAELGTVMGEESLIRKAWEQLEVMGYTWIWQWVL from the coding sequence ATGTTAGCAGATGTTAGACAGCTTTATGAAACAAGGCTTGGTCGTTATCAGGCGGCCATTGCCCTGGAGAAAACCGACCGCATACCCATAGCGACCGGTAGCAATTATTTTGCCGAGGTGTATTCAGGAAATACCAAACAGGACACTATTTACGACAGTGTGAAATGGCTCCAGGCCGAAGAAGCTTTTATCCGCGATTTTCCGGAAGTGGATGTGCTGCGCAATAACCGCATCTGGGGTCCTCTTTACGACGCGGTCGGTTGCAAAACTTATCGTTTGCCTGGCCGCGACCTGCCCCCCAACACCCAGTTCCAGTTTGTAGAAGATGAGTATATGAAAGCTGACGAGTACGATGTTTTTATCAAAAATCCGCTGGAATTCATGCTGGATCGCTTTCTGCCCCGGGTGCTGGGTGAGCTGGCCGAACCCGGTTCCATACGGGCGCGCATGGCTCTGTTAAAAGGCGGTATGGCCCAGGCCCAGATGGGCCAGATCATGCGCAACAGGGCCATCTATTTAGAAGAAAAGCTGGGTATGCCGCAGCCCATGACCGGCTTTTTCCTGGCTCCCTTTGATGCGCTGGCCGACGTCATGCGGGGTTTGAAGGGTACACTGCTCGATATATATCGCCAGCCGGACAAGGTCTTGGAAGCCTGCGATGTGCTGGTTGACGAAATGGTAAATCTTGCCCTTGCTACAGCGGACCCGCTGAAACGTTACCCCATCTTCGTGCCAACCCACAAGGCGTGCTTCTTGTCGCCCAAGCAATTTGATACCTTCTACTGGCCTTCCTTCAAGAAGACCATGGAACGGATCATCGAGGCGGGATACACCATCCGCGCCTATCTGGAGGGGGACTGGGGACACCACATCCATCACATGCTGGAATTGCCCAAAGGGAAAGTGCTGTGTGATATTGATAACCAGGGAGACATTTTCAAAGCGAAAGAAGTGCTGGGAGGCCATCAATGCGTTGCCGGCGGCATACAGGATTCCTTGTTTATCCTTGGTACGCCGCAGGAAATTCGGGAAAGAGTTAAACTCCTTTGCGAAACGGTTGGGAAAGACGGAGGATTTATTATCAATGGTGGGTGTAACATTCCCTATGACACGAAGCCGGAAAACTACCGGGCCATGATTGATGCTGTAATTGAATACGGGACTTATGACAGGAACTTTACCCCCAAACCCAAAACTGTGCAACCAGATGGAAAAGAGCCGGTCAAGCTTAAAATGGTCACCCCGTGGGAAGTAAAACTTGCCGAGCTGGGAACCGTGATGGGCGAGGAAAGTTTAATTCGCAAAGCTTGGGAGCAGCTTGAGGTTATGGGGTACACCTGGATCTGGCAGTGGGTACTGTAA